The proteins below come from a single Chelmon rostratus isolate fCheRos1 chromosome 10, fCheRos1.pri, whole genome shotgun sequence genomic window:
- the LOC121612908 gene encoding trypsin I-P1-like has product MMSKNMTLLQTSTVLLLLAFSVSETLAARIIGGQEVSPYSIKYQASLQTEKRQHICGGTLVGAQWVVSAAHCWRPSSLMMVVLSEHSLESTEGFEQVFNVSKIFVHNYNYKTFNNDIMLIKLSKPAKLNANVQPAALPDDNTPPLIYDVCTVSGWGVTQIYSFYLSPVLRAVDVRIMPYCSYYYWGRITSNMLCAGSRLGGKDSCQGDSGGPLICNGKLEGIVSWGISCANPYFPGVYTKVRNYVKWINWIINNDKA; this is encoded by the exons ATGATGAGTAAAAATATGACTCTGCTGCAAACGTCGactgtgctgttgctgttggcCTTCTCGGTATCAG agaCGTTGGCAGCGAGGATCATCGGGGGTCAGGAGGTCTCGCCGTACTCCATCAAGTATCAGGCGTCCCTGCAGACTGAGAAGAGGCAACACATCTGTGGGGGAACATTGGTTGGCGCTCAATGGGTGGTGTCTGCTGCCCACTGCTGGAGACC GAGCAGCCTGATGATGGTGGTGTTAAGTGAACACAGCCTGGAGAGCACAGAAGGCTTTGAACAGGTCTTTAATGTCTCAAAGATATTTGTCCACAACTATAACTACAAGACATTCAACAATGACATCATGCTCATCAAG CTGAGTAAGCCGGCAAAGCTGAACGCCAATGTCCAGCCAGCCGCTCTGCCTGATGACAACACTCCTCCACTCATCTATGATGTGTGCACAGTGAGTGGCTGGGGTGTGACACAGATTTACAGTTTCTACCTGTCCCCCGTGCTGCGTGCTGTGGACGTCAGAATAATGCCTTACTGCAGTTATTACTACTGGGGGAGGATCACTTCAAACATGCTGTGTGCTGGATCTCGGCTGGGTGGCAAAGACTCCTGCCAg GGTGACTCTGGTGGTCCCCTTATCTGCAACGGCAAATTGGAGGGCATTGTCTCCTGGGGCATCAGCTGTGCAAACCCATACTTCCCTGGAGTCTACACCAAAGTGAGGAACTACGTCAAGTGGATCAACTGGATTATCAACAATGACAAAGCATGA